A stretch of DNA from Nitrospira sp. KM1:
GTACCCCGCCGAATATCGATTTGATGGGCGTTCCGAAATACAAGACTTCTTCATACCGGCGGCCAAAAATATTGTCGGCTCTTCCATAGATTTGGACGGACTTACTGACGTCATAGGTGGCCGACGCATTCCAGACATAAAAAGACGAAATCGGTTGATCATTAAATGTATCATTGAACCGCTGCCCAATATATCGGCCCTCGAGATTGGCTCTGAACGATTCGACAGGCTGATAGCTGACTATGGTTGACCATTGATGGAGCGGCCATTTGGGCAGCCGGGTGTTCGCATTATCAGTCAGATTTTCGGTGTTCGTATACGTGTATTGGAACTGCACGTCCAGGCTCTTGATCCAAGGACGGTCACGAACCACTTGGATCTTGGCACTTGCTTCAAGTCCATCCGCCCTAGCTGCTCCGATATTCTGAGCACAAAACCCAAACCCTCCCGGTGGACATCCGGCTGGATCAAACACCGACAGGATCAGATTTTGATACCGGGTCCAAAAGTACCCGGCGCTTAACAGTACCCGGTCATTAAACAACGATTGATCGAGTGCAATATCTAGACCTTTGCTTTTCTCCGGTTTCAAATTTGGATTGCCGAAGTCGGGAAAGAATAGCTGATTGATCGTCGGAGCACGGAAGCCAGTTCCATAGCTGCCGCGCAACTTGGTTCCGGTTTCTTTGACTAGATAACCAGCTGTGACACGGTATGTAGTCGCACTTCCAAATACATTGTATTCGTCTTGCCGAATCCCTGCTGTTCCAAACAGACGGTCCCATAAATTGAGTTTGGCTTCGGCAAATCCTGCATTACTGCTCACGCCTTTGTTAGGAATGAGGCTTGTACCGTTCAGAGTATCGACAAATTCTCCAAGCTGCTCGCGAAATTGGTACCCCGCCGTCAACATTACCGGCTTGGCAACCTGAAAATCATGCTGCCACTCGATTCGATTACTGGTGGTGCTGATCTCGGAGTTGAAGGCAAACGGAGTATCCTCAAACCCAGTGACCAGATTACGCTGAAGCGTTCCAGAGCTCGTCACCAGATTATCGGTTGCTCGTGCCAACGTCAGCTTTTGCGACCACCAGTCCGTGATCGGTTGCATATATGAGCCGGAAAAGACATGCTGCTTGCTTTGCGTTTTTGCGCCAAGCACGTCGGCAGGATCAGTGAATGCGAATCCATCTAAGTTCGTAATTCCATCCATCCAACGAAAATTAAAATCCAGTCGTCCGTCTTTCGGAAGATCGACTCCCAACCTGACTGAACCCTGCCAGTTATGAAACCCGTCCCGTTCACTTGCACCGCGTCTGTAATTGATGGCGGAAAAGCTGGCTGTATCCCACCGAGTGAGGGATGCGGCTACATCGACCGGTCCCTTCTTTCCCGAAACGGTGGCCCCTTCGCGAATCGTATTAAACGATCCGTACTCTGCAAAGCCCGAGACGTTCGGCGTCTCTCGTCCACGTTTCGTTGTGATATTGATCACGCCGCCCATGGCATCCGAACCCCACATCATGCCTTGACTGCCCCGCAGGATTTCGATGCGTTCAATGTTGTCGCTCGTCAAATTGGCAAAATCATAGGTGCCCAGTGTGGCACTGTTGACGATGGCGCCGTCGATCAGAACGAGCGTCTGCTCCGGTGTTCCTCCCCGCATCCGCACATCCACATTCGTTCCCGGTCCGCCGCTTTGAAATACGGCCATCCCTTGCGCCCATCGTAACGCCTCAGCCACGGTTCTGACCTTGCGCTGTTGCATTTGTTCGCCGGAGATCACTTCGACGGCGCTCGTAACTTCTCTTATGGGAGTTTCCGTTTTTGTGGCACTGACGACCACTTCCTGAGTTTCTATGACTTCGGATGACTCGGCCATCGCAACTTCTTGCGCACGGACGGTCTGAACGGGAACCGCGAGGCCGATCACAAGAATCAGCACACGAATGACAAGGCAGACGGAAACCTGACACATGGAAACCTCCCTTTGGCTCGAAGGGTGTTGATGCGCTCCGTCGGTCGGGTCTCCTGACTCGCGGATCGATGCTTCTCTGCGCCTTCCCATCCTCTTGCGAGATCGGCTGAGAGCACGCCGCACCGGCGTGACCAGCCGATGCGACGGACCACTCGGTTCCGTCGTCACATTTCTAGACAGTGGCGTTCGTGCAGAGTCGCTCCCCGCTTACAGTGGCGGCACCGTGATGGTTTTTCACCATCTTCCCCGTCACCGACGGCGTTGGTCTGACAATCCCTCCTCAATATCCCATGCCCTGATCGGAATGACGGGTGGCCGGGCACGAACCTTCCCGTCTTTTCTTCTATCAACTCGAACTCTGAGCGGATCGATCTCCCGGTAATGTAATCCGTGGAAGTCCAGATTCCGGATGCCGGTCGATCAGGACATCGCAACTATAAACCTGGCGCAAGACATCGGCCCGCATGACGTGTTCCGGCGAGCCCAAAGCTTGGATAGCCCCGTCTTTCATTACCGCAACTCTATCGCAGGACTGACTGGCGATATTCAGATCGTGCGAGACCAAGACAATCGTCATGCTGCTGTCGCGTTTCAGCCTGCGCAGGAGCGCGCACATCTCAACCTGATGCTGCAGATCCAGAAATGCGGTCGGTTCGTCCAATAACAGGATCTTCGTATCTTGAGCGAGCGCGCGGGCGATGATGACACGTTGCCGCTCGCCGCCCGAGAGCTCCGTGACGGCTCGTCCGGCAAGCCCCCAGACATCCATGGTCTCCATTGCCTGTTGCGCGATCGCTCGATCGTCTCGGCGGTCCCAGCCAAATCCCATGTCCCAGTAGGAATGATGGCGATGCGGAAATCGCCCCATGAGAACTGTTTCGGCTACGGTAAACGGAAATGACAAATCGGATTCTTGGGGCACGAATGCCACGGACCGTGCAACCTTATCCGGAGTCAAATCCCACAAAGAGTGTCCAAATAATTCGATGGAACCCTTCGAGGGTCTGGCAATCCTCGCGAATAGTTTGAGCAGAGATGTCTTTCCGGACCCGTTGGGCCCGACGATTCCCAGGATTTGACCTGACTCGACATGGAAATTGACGTTTCGGATGATCCAGGGTGAAGCGGCCTGGTCTTGTTTCCCATAGCGGAAATGCAAGCCGCGAACGTCGAACGCATGCGGGACCGATCCCTGTGACTCGTTCTCTGCCGGCAAATTCATCTCGACGGAGGCGTTCACGACATGCGGTCCTTTCTCCAGACCAACAAATAGACGAAAAACGGACCACCGGCCAATGCCGTCACAATTCCCACCGGTAGTTCCGACGGCGCCGCGTACGTTCGGGCAAGTGTGTCGGCAACCGTCAGAAATGCGCCTCCGATCAAGACTGAAGCAGGCATAAGGAGACGGTGATCCGCACCAAACACCATACGCACGGCGTGGGGAATCACCATGCCAATGAAGCCAATCATGCCGCTGAAGGACACGACGGCGCCGGTCATCAAGGCCGATAGGAGAAGAAGATTCCGTTTCACCCGCTCGGTATCAATGCCCAGAGACCGCGCCGCATCCTCGCCGAACGCCATCAGGTTCAGCACGCCGACGTGTCTCAGCAAGAGAAATAGACCCAGC
This window harbors:
- a CDS encoding TonB-dependent siderophore receptor, translated to MCQVSVCLVIRVLILVIGLAVPVQTVRAQEVAMAESSEVIETQEVVVSATKTETPIREVTSAVEVISGEQMQQRKVRTVAEALRWAQGMAVFQSGGPGTNVDVRMRGGTPEQTLVLIDGAIVNSATLGTYDFANLTSDNIERIEILRGSQGMMWGSDAMGGVINITTKRGRETPNVSGFAEYGSFNTIREGATVSGKKGPVDVAASLTRWDTASFSAINYRRGASERDGFHNWQGSVRLGVDLPKDGRLDFNFRWMDGITNLDGFAFTDPADVLGAKTQSKQHVFSGSYMQPITDWWSQKLTLARATDNLVTSSGTLQRNLVTGFEDTPFAFNSEISTTSNRIEWQHDFQVAKPVMLTAGYQFREQLGEFVDTLNGTSLIPNKGVSSNAGFAEAKLNLWDRLFGTAGIRQDEYNVFGSATTYRVTAGYLVKETGTKLRGSYGTGFRAPTINQLFFPDFGNPNLKPEKSKGLDIALDQSLFNDRVLLSAGYFWTRYQNLILSVFDPAGCPPGGFGFCAQNIGAARADGLEASAKIQVVRDRPWIKSLDVQFQYTYTNTENLTDNANTRLPKWPLHQWSTIVSYQPVESFRANLEGRYIGQRFNDTFNDQPISSFYVWNASATYDVSKSVQIYGRADNIFGRRYEEVLYFGTPIKSIFGGVRINFDVPL
- a CDS encoding ABC transporter ATP-binding protein: MNASVEMNLPAENESQGSVPHAFDVRGLHFRYGKQDQAASPWIIRNVNFHVESGQILGIVGPNGSGKTSLLKLFARIARPSKGSIELFGHSLWDLTPDKVARSVAFVPQESDLSFPFTVAETVLMGRFPHRHHSYWDMGFGWDRRDDRAIAQQAMETMDVWGLAGRAVTELSGGERQRVIIARALAQDTKILLLDEPTAFLDLQHQVEMCALLRRLKRDSSMTIVLVSHDLNIASQSCDRVAVMKDGAIQALGSPEHVMRADVLRQVYSCDVLIDRHPESGLPRITLPGDRSAQSSS